The following coding sequences lie in one Ctenopharyngodon idella isolate HZGC_01 chromosome 11, HZGC01, whole genome shotgun sequence genomic window:
- the trpc4apa gene encoding transient receptor potential cation channel, subfamily C, member 4 associated protein a, with amino-acid sequence MATLMGPESPWMGGKKRTRNRNIITRIRQSQIAGRGFSRGTQLPEVLLQERDKRAKWHGIPVLLQELYESSHLNSDFTRSHIVLKELSSLLSMEAMSFVTEDRKTAQESTFPNTYTFDLFGGVDLLVELLMRPTLTTLQKPKMNDDLVKDCLSVLYNCCICTEGVTKNLASRDDFVLFLFTLMTNKKTFLQTATLIEDILGVKKEMIQLEWIPNLSGLVQSFDQQQLANFCRILSVTISEPDVGNDDKHTLLAKNAQQKRNTSPSRAEVNQVTLLNIPGFIERLCKLATRKVSEATGTSNFLQELEEWYTWLDNTLVLDALMQIATDEAEHSSTESSDESTLATIPLRHRLPQSMKIVHEIMYKVEVLYVLCVLLMGRQRNQVHKMLAEFRLIPGLNNLFDKLIWRKYTTSNHVVHGQNENCDCSPEISFKIQFLRLLQSFSDHHENKYLLLNAQELNELSAISLKANIPEVEALVNTDRSLVCDGKKGLLTRLLTVMKREPPDSSFRFWQARAVESFLRGATSYADQMFLLKRGLLEHILFCIIDSGCKSRDVLQSYFDLLGELMKFNIDAFKRFNKYVNTDEKFQVFLTQINSSLVDSNMLVRCIVLSLDRFESQTEDVKVVEVLSECCLLSYMARVENRLSFLFRLVNIINVQTLTQENVSCLNTSLVILMLARRRGKLPFYLNALREKEYTEKYPGCLLNNFHNLLRFWQHHYLNKDKDSTCLENSSCIPFSYWKETVSVLLGEDRTSPCAIISYIDEPYMELDRDLLED; translated from the exons CTCCCAGAAGTTCTTCTTCAAGAGAGAGATAAGAGAGCGAAATGGCACGGGATTCCAGTCTTACTCCAAGAGCTGTACGAGAGCAGCCACCTAAACAGTGACTTCACCCGCTCACATATTGTCTTGAAG GAACTGTCatcattgctgtctatggaggccaTGTCTTTTGTGACGGAGGACAGGAAGACGGCGCAGGAGTCCACCTTTCCCAACACATACACCTTTGACCTGTTTGGAGGTGTAGAT cTGCTGGTGGAACTTCTGATGAGACCCACTCTGACAACGCTACAAAAGCCCAAGA TGAATGATGACTTGGTTAAAGACTGCCTTAGTGTGCTGTACAACTGCTGCATATGT ACGGAAGGGGTCACAAAAAACCTGGCATCGAGGGATGATTTCGTCTTATTTCTCTTCACGTTGATGACAAATAAGAAGACCTTTTTGCAAACCGCTACATTGATTGAGGATATTCTTGGAGTTAAAAAG GAAATGATTCAGTTGGAGTGGATCCCGAACCTGTCAGGACTGGTCCAGAGCTTTGATCAGCAGCAGCTCGCCAACTTCTGTCGTATCCTCTCCGTCACCATATCTGAGCCTGATGTGGGGAACgatgacaaacacacacttctGGCTAAAAACGCACAGCAGAAACGCAATACCAGCCCCTCACGTGCCGAGGTCAACCAGG TCACACTCCTGAACATCCCTGGCTTCATTGAGCGTCTCTGTAAATTGGCCACACGGAAGGTGTCTGAGGCAACTGGAACGTCAAACTTTCTGCAGGAACTGGAGGAGTGGTACACTTGGCTCGACAACACGCTAGTACTGGATGCGCTCATGCAGATAGCAACTGATGAAGCTGAGCACAGCAGCACAG aaTCATCTGATGAGAGTACATTGGCCACCATCCCGTTGAGGCATCGTTTGCCACAGTCCATGAAGATCGTTCATGAGATCATGTATAAGGTGGAAGTGCTGTACGTGTTGTGCGTCCTGCTCATGGGCCGACAGCGGAACCAG GTGCATAAAATGTTGGCGGAGTTTCGTTTGATTCCTGGACTCAATAACCTTTTCGACAAGCTCATCTGGAGGAAATACACCACCTCTAATCACGTGGTTCATGGACAGAATGAAAACTGTGATTGCAGTCCG GAAATCTCTTTTAAAATCCAGTTTTTGAGGCTTCTGCAGAGCTTTAGTGACCACCATGA AAATAAATACTTGCTTCTGAACGCTCAAGAGCTGAATGAGTTGAGTGCCATCTCCCTAAAGGCAAACATCCCTGAGGTGGAAGCACTAGTAAACACCGACAG GAGTTTAGTGTGTGATGGTAAAAAAGGGCTCCTCACACGTCTCCTCACTGTTATGAAAAGAGAACCGCCAGACTCTTCCTTCAG GTTCTGGCAGGCAAGAGCTGTTGAGAGCTTCCTCAGAGGGGCCACATCATATGCAGACCAGATGTTTTTGCTGAAGAGAGGCTTGCTGGAG CACATCCTCTTCTGCATCATCGACAGCGGCTGCAAGTCCAGAGATGTTCTGCAGAGCTACTTTGACCTGCTCGGGGAGCTTATGAAGTTCAACATCGATGCCTTCAAGAGATTCAACAAATACGTCAACACAGATGAAAAG TTCCAGGTGTTCCTCACCCAGATCAACAGCTCTCTGGTGGACTCCAACATGCTTGTCCGTTGTATTGTCCTCTCTCTTGATCGATTTGAGAGCCAGACGGAAGATGTGAAAG TGGTTGAAGTGCTCTCTGAGTGCTGTCTGCTGTCCTACATGGCTCGAGTGGAGAACAGGCTGTCCTTCCTTTTTAGGCTGGTTAACATCATCAATGTGCAGACCCTCACACAG GAGAACGTGAGTTGTCTTAACACCAGCCTGGTGATTCTGATGCTGGCCCGGAGGAGAGGCAAACTCCCGTTTTACCTGAACGCCCTGCGGGAGAAGGAATACACAGAGAAATATCCTGGCTGCCTCCTCAACAACTTCCACAACTTGCTGCGCTTTTGGCAGCACCACTACCTCAACAAGGACAAAGACAGCACCTGCCTGGAGAAT AGTTCCTGTATTCCCTTCAGTTACTGGAAGGAGACGGTTTCAGTACTGCTCGGAGAGGACAGGACTTCTCCCTGTGCCATTATCAGCTACATAGATGAGCCTTACATGGAGCTAGACCGGGACCTTCTAGAGGATTGA